A window from Opitutia bacterium ISCC 52 encodes these proteins:
- a CDS encoding alpha/beta hydrolase, with translation MKRLLPILLSLIVFTSLQAQRSRGPAIPEGVKVTKDNVYQTVNGRELPLDLYVPEGATEPLPLIIWIHGGGWRGGSKNGIQRCAEVLKHGYALASVEYRLSGEAIFPAAIEDCKAAISYLRWKAPKLGIDPDRFGVWGSSAGGHLVALLGTTNDVLEFDTHSVTKMASPTVQAVCNWFGPTDFLRMNDVTGGIDHDAADSPESLFMGFPIQDHPEKVQRANPITYVSPSDPPMLLMHGDNDQSVIYNQSELLYRALQKAGVDSELYKVKNGGHGFRGADESPESLAARAIDFFDKQLKD, from the coding sequence ATGAAACGATTATTACCCATTCTTCTTTCTTTAATTGTATTCACCTCACTCCAGGCACAGCGGAGCCGTGGGCCGGCAATCCCGGAAGGGGTCAAGGTAACCAAAGACAATGTTTACCAGACGGTGAATGGTCGTGAACTGCCATTGGACCTCTATGTCCCGGAAGGGGCGACTGAACCGCTGCCTCTGATTATCTGGATTCATGGTGGAGGCTGGAGAGGTGGAAGTAAGAACGGCATTCAACGGTGTGCTGAGGTTCTCAAGCACGGTTACGCATTGGCCTCGGTCGAGTACCGTCTCAGTGGTGAGGCAATCTTCCCGGCGGCAATTGAGGATTGCAAAGCGGCTATCAGCTACCTGCGTTGGAAAGCTCCCAAACTGGGGATTGATCCGGATCGTTTCGGTGTGTGGGGATCATCAGCAGGAGGGCACTTGGTCGCACTGCTTGGCACCACCAACGATGTATTGGAATTTGATACCCATTCAGTAACCAAGATGGCTTCACCCACCGTGCAGGCTGTTTGCAATTGGTTTGGTCCCACTGACTTTCTCAGAATGAATGATGTGACAGGTGGCATCGATCACGACGCCGCAGATTCACCGGAGTCGTTGTTTATGGGATTCCCCATCCAGGATCATCCGGAAAAAGTGCAACGAGCGAATCCCATTACCTACGTATCCCCATCAGATCCGCCCATGCTCCTGATGCATGGTGATAATGATCAGTCGGTGATCTATAACCAAAGTGAATTACTTTACCGAGCCCTACAAAAGGCGGGCGTAGACTCTGAATTGTATAAAGTCAAAAATGGCGGCCACGGATTTCGTGGTGCGGATGAAAGTCCTGAATCGTTAGCCGCGCGCGCCATCGACTTCTTTGATAAGCAGCTGAAGGATTAG
- a CDS encoding sulfatase-like hydrolase/transferase, with protein sequence MFRLLCLLLTLFLIGCGSSAQNAADGLEKASKPAGKPNVILVMADDLGWGDVAYNGHPVIKTPHLDAMAANGLKMNRFYAGAPVCSPTRGSVLSGRHPSRYGIATANQGHLKDAEVSLAEVMKSQGYATGHFGKWHLGTMTKDYSGKKNRKPEENYSTPGTSGSDEWFATEYAVSTWDPYDPANAHGGVVDSRVLYYENGKNIVDGVAEGLVGCDSRIIMDKALPFIEKQVKADTPFFTVIWFHAPHTPVVAGPEYLAMYPNEEEGEQHYYGVVTALDDQMGRLRASLKEWGVADNTMVWFCSDNGPEGNPEAKGRNQGSAGPFRGRKRSLYEGGVRVAGILEWPAKVSAGRETDFPAVTSDYFPTVLDVLGFRIPEMDARPYDGVSLVPLIEDDIQERPRPIAFQGHGLASLSDNRFKLVHNPNEKRLRSDNGTAPMVEWELYDLLADPAESNNLADQHPEVVKKMKSQLIAWQISCEASNEELDY encoded by the coding sequence ATGTTTCGTCTACTCTGCCTATTACTCACTCTATTTCTCATTGGTTGCGGATCATCCGCTCAAAACGCCGCAGATGGCCTGGAAAAGGCTTCAAAGCCCGCTGGTAAGCCCAATGTCATTCTGGTCATGGCCGATGATCTGGGGTGGGGCGATGTTGCCTACAACGGACATCCGGTTATTAAAACGCCCCATCTCGATGCCATGGCCGCGAACGGTCTTAAGATGAATCGCTTCTATGCCGGCGCGCCCGTGTGTAGCCCTACACGGGGTTCTGTCCTTAGTGGACGTCATCCTAGCCGCTACGGTATCGCAACGGCGAATCAGGGGCACTTAAAGGATGCTGAAGTCTCCTTGGCTGAGGTCATGAAGTCCCAAGGGTATGCCACCGGTCATTTCGGTAAATGGCATTTGGGAACGATGACCAAGGACTACTCCGGAAAGAAAAACCGTAAGCCCGAGGAAAATTACTCCACGCCTGGTACATCCGGCTCAGACGAATGGTTTGCCACGGAATATGCGGTATCCACTTGGGATCCTTACGATCCGGCCAATGCCCATGGTGGGGTGGTTGATTCGCGTGTCCTTTACTATGAGAATGGGAAAAACATCGTCGATGGCGTTGCTGAAGGCCTGGTCGGTTGTGACAGCCGTATCATCATGGACAAGGCGCTTCCGTTTATTGAAAAACAGGTGAAGGCCGATACCCCGTTTTTTACCGTCATCTGGTTCCATGCTCCCCATACGCCTGTTGTGGCAGGTCCGGAGTATCTGGCCATGTATCCGAATGAAGAAGAAGGGGAACAACACTACTATGGCGTGGTAACTGCACTCGACGATCAAATGGGTCGATTGCGGGCTTCATTGAAAGAGTGGGGCGTTGCCGACAATACCATGGTGTGGTTTTGCTCCGACAATGGCCCCGAAGGAAACCCGGAAGCCAAGGGTCGCAATCAAGGGAGTGCCGGTCCTTTCCGTGGACGCAAACGCTCACTCTATGAAGGCGGTGTTCGTGTAGCTGGTATTCTTGAATGGCCAGCCAAAGTCTCGGCCGGTCGTGAAACGGATTTTCCGGCGGTTACCAGTGATTACTTTCCTACTGTGCTGGACGTACTCGGATTCCGGATACCTGAAATGGATGCCCGCCCCTACGATGGTGTTTCGCTCGTGCCACTTATTGAAGACGATATCCAAGAGCGCCCACGCCCCATCGCTTTTCAAGGACATGGCCTGGCTTCCCTAAGCGACAACCGTTTCAAGCTCGTTCATAACCCCAATGAAAAACGTCTACGGTCAGACAACGGTACTGCCCCCATGGTGGAATGGGAACTCTACGATCTATTGGCCGACCCTGCTGAATCAAACAACCTCGCGGACCAACACCCTGAAGTCGTCAAGAAGATGAAGTCTCAGCTCATTGCTTGGCAGATCTCCTGTGAGGCGAGTAATGAGGAGCTGGATTATTGA
- a CDS encoding neutral/alkaline non-lysosomal ceramidase N-terminal domain-containing protein: MKAEHHAHTLESGSIQVGVGRVNITPDESIRLSGYGGRTSLPTGAAGQLWAKAIAIGQGEETVLFVTLDLIGVPAWLKKEVIEKLDMPEAQIAMCAKHTHSGPHLKNVLGPIFMADIPPDDWAGIERYSAALGAKVVRACRDALANREKGQLHWAQGEAGFAGNRRVLENGTWTGFGIQADGPVGHSLPVLKVSNQEDELLALLTNYACHCTTLGGDMNQYHGDWAGEVQRLLEERHPGTTAMIAIGCGADANPNPRGSMNEVLQHGKSLADEVDRIIGNEIVPSPLDMLG, encoded by the coding sequence TTGAAGGCAGAGCACCACGCCCATACATTGGAATCAGGCAGCATCCAAGTCGGTGTGGGTCGAGTAAATATAACTCCTGATGAATCGATTCGTCTCAGTGGTTATGGAGGACGAACCAGTCTTCCTACAGGAGCAGCAGGTCAGCTCTGGGCCAAAGCAATCGCCATAGGTCAAGGAGAGGAAACCGTTTTGTTTGTCACGCTCGACCTGATTGGCGTTCCAGCTTGGTTAAAGAAGGAGGTCATTGAAAAGCTGGACATGCCGGAGGCTCAAATCGCTATGTGCGCTAAACACACGCACTCCGGTCCCCATTTAAAAAATGTATTGGGCCCCATTTTCATGGCCGACATTCCACCCGACGATTGGGCTGGGATCGAACGTTACTCAGCGGCCCTCGGAGCCAAAGTGGTTCGTGCTTGTCGAGATGCTTTGGCCAATCGCGAGAAAGGCCAACTTCACTGGGCTCAAGGAGAAGCCGGCTTTGCAGGCAACCGAAGAGTTCTTGAAAACGGGACCTGGACCGGGTTTGGAATTCAGGCCGATGGCCCCGTCGGCCATTCCCTTCCGGTTTTAAAAGTAAGTAACCAGGAGGACGAGCTATTGGCTCTGCTGACCAACTACGCATGCCATTGCACCACCCTGGGAGGAGACATGAATCAGTATCATGGGGATTGGGCCGGCGAAGTACAGCGCCTATTGGAAGAACGTCACCCAGGAACAACGGCAATGATCGCCATCGGTTGTGGAGCGGATGCCAATCCCAACCCACGAGGAAGCATGAACGAAGTTCTCCAACACGGAAAATCTCTGGCCGATGAAGTAGACCGAATCATTGGCAATGAAATAGTACCGAGTCCATTAGATATGCTGGGCTAA
- a CDS encoding Gfo/Idh/MocA family oxidoreductase, which translates to MSESLSSSSSVAPKSISRRAFLASAAVAPMILPSGVLAANGKPGANDRIVTGHIGVGGKGNGHIRSIPGHVGAICDVDSLQAEKAAKLVGRDDIYIYSDYRHMLERKDIDAVVIASPDHWHALQMIHACEAGKDVYVEKPACKYIQEGRAMVDAAKKTKRIVMVGSQGRCHPVAGTLRAFLQSGEIGRIAHVECWHNDNPVGGDSSKTGSPPPNIDWDMWLGPATSRSYNTDICHRTFRWVLDLGGGQIRDRGAHVFNLISWFMGLDRTGPSRIEATGKRPTEGIWDCPTNFEVAYTFEKPDVTITWKQPGIRAADFEFGAVYHGTRGKTIVRGGDGRVFPDEQVTAFAQDNGMPFEIDRGVRAHEINLENWFDCIRSRKTPIMDIESGHRVASMCILANMAYKLERPIEWNARRERFDNDPAANLLLASPGRGKYSLYA; encoded by the coding sequence ATGTCAGAATCCCTAAGTTCATCCTCTTCAGTAGCCCCTAAATCCATTTCTAGACGAGCCTTCCTCGCAAGTGCTGCTGTTGCTCCCATGATACTTCCAAGTGGAGTGTTGGCAGCCAACGGAAAACCTGGCGCGAATGATCGAATCGTAACCGGTCATATCGGTGTTGGTGGAAAAGGCAATGGGCATATCCGCAGCATTCCTGGACACGTAGGTGCCATCTGTGATGTGGATTCGCTTCAAGCCGAGAAAGCGGCCAAGCTCGTTGGAAGGGATGATATCTACATCTATTCCGACTATCGCCATATGCTGGAACGAAAGGACATTGATGCGGTGGTGATTGCTTCCCCCGATCATTGGCATGCCTTGCAAATGATTCACGCCTGTGAAGCTGGCAAAGATGTTTACGTTGAAAAACCGGCCTGCAAATACATCCAGGAAGGCCGAGCCATGGTGGATGCGGCTAAAAAGACCAAGCGTATTGTAATGGTTGGATCCCAAGGACGTTGCCATCCGGTGGCTGGAACGCTGCGTGCATTTTTACAATCCGGGGAGATCGGTCGTATCGCTCACGTCGAGTGTTGGCATAATGATAATCCGGTCGGGGGTGACAGTTCTAAGACGGGAAGTCCTCCTCCGAATATCGATTGGGATATGTGGTTGGGGCCGGCTACAAGCCGTTCTTACAATACGGATATTTGTCATCGGACTTTCCGATGGGTTCTGGATCTTGGCGGAGGCCAGATTCGGGATCGGGGCGCTCATGTATTTAATCTGATTTCCTGGTTTATGGGTTTGGATCGCACAGGTCCCAGTAGGATTGAAGCGACCGGTAAACGTCCGACCGAAGGTATCTGGGATTGCCCCACGAACTTCGAAGTTGCCTATACGTTTGAAAAACCCGACGTCACGATCACTTGGAAGCAACCCGGTATACGGGCGGCCGATTTTGAGTTTGGTGCGGTCTACCATGGTACGCGTGGAAAGACGATTGTGCGTGGTGGTGATGGACGTGTATTTCCGGATGAACAGGTCACCGCTTTTGCTCAGGATAACGGGATGCCCTTTGAGATCGATCGCGGTGTTCGTGCCCATGAAATCAATCTTGAAAACTGGTTCGATTGTATCCGCTCACGCAAAACACCGATTATGGACATCGAGTCCGGCCATCGTGTGGCCAGTATGTGTATACTCGCGAATATGGCTTACAAGTTGGAGCGGCCCATTGAGTGGAATGCACGCCGCGAGCGTTTTGATAATGATCCAGCGGCGAATCTATTGCTGGCCAGTCCCGGTCGTGGAAAATATAGTTTGTACGCGTAA